The window GGCCCGCGCCTCGTCTCCGCCGACGCCCCCGCCGAACTCGTCGAACGCGTCGTGGCGACCATGGCCGCCTCCATCCGTACCCCCGGATACGGCTACGCCGCCGACGCGATGGCCGAGGCCGACCTCACCGACGACCTGCCCGCCATCACCGCACCGGCCCTCGTCCTCTGCGGCGAGCAGGACACCGTCACCGGAACCGAGGAGTCCCAAGCCATCGCGGGCGGCCTCGCCAAGTCCGTGTACGTGACCCTCTCCGGCGCCGGACACCTCTCCAACCAGGAACGGCCCGAGGCCTTCAACGCCTGGGTCCGCGCCCACCTCCACGTCGTCGCCCGCACCCCCGCGTGACGACGGCCCGCCCCCACCCGCACCAACGAACCGAGGAGCAACCCGTGCCCATCGACAACACCCCCTACGAGACCGACGGCGACCTCGCGAAGTACACCGACTCGCTCATCGCAACCAAGGACTCCCGCGAGCCCGACTGGAACACCCTCTCCTTCCAGGCGAAGGCCGGCGACCAGTACAAGCGCGCCCAGATCCGCTACGTCGGCTCCGGCGCCACCGGCAACCACGAGAACGACAACCGCATCATCCCGTCCGGCGGCTTCACCTTCTCCAACATGCTGCTGCCGCCCGGCGCGGAGGGCCCCGAGCACACCCACCACGACGTCGAGGAAGCCTTCTTCGTCCTCGAGGGCCAGGTCAGGGTCGGCATCCACCGCGGCGCCGACGAGGTCGAGTACCGCACCCTCGGCTACCGCGACATGATCGTCGTGCCCGCCGGAGTGGCCCGCTCGCTGAAGAACGAGGGCGACATCGACGCCCTGTTCTGCGTCATCATCGGCACGCAGAAGCCGCAGGTCCCGACGTACCCCGAGCACTCCCCGATGCACGGCATCACCCGCGACTGATGGCCGCCGACGACACCTCCCGTACAGCGGGCGGCCCCCGTACGGTCGTCGTCACCGGCGCGGGCCGCGGCCTGGGACTGGCCGCGGCCCGCCGGATCGGCGCCGACGGCTACCGAGTCGTCATCGCCGAACTCGACGAACGGACCGGCAAGCAGGCCGCCGACGACCTGCGCGCCGACGGCATCACCGCCGACTTCCACCCGCTCGACGTCGCCGACCCGGACTCCGTCGACGCCCTCGCCACCACCCTCACCGGCGACGGCACCAGGCTCCACGGCCTGGTCAACAACGCCGGTCTGGCGAACGCGGTCGGCGGGAAGCCGTTCCACGAGATCGACGTACAGGCGTGGGACCGCATCATGACGGTCAACGCCCGAGGCCCCTGGCTCGTCGCCCGCGCCCTCCTGCCGCTCATGAAGGCAGGCGGCGGCGGCCGGATCGTCAACCTCGCCTCGGACGCGGCGCTGTACGGGTCGCCCCGCCTCGCCCACTACATCGCCTCCAAGGGCGCCGTCATCTCCCTGACCCGGGCCATGGCCCGCGAGACCGGAGACCTCGGGATCACCGTCAACGCGGTCGCCCCCGGACTGACCGAGGGGGAGTCCTCCGTCGACATCCCCGCCGAACGGCACGAGCTGTACCGGCTGAACCGGGCGATCTCCCGGCCCCAGCAACCGGCGGACCTGGTCGGCCTGATCGCCTTCCTCGTCGGCGACGAGTCCGGCTACATCACCGGCCAGACCTTCGCCGTCAACGGCGGCTTCACCATGCACTGACCCCGCGGGCATCACCGCCGCACCGGACCCCGCGGGGCTCCGGTGCGGCGACCGCCCCAGGACACCCCCTCACACCAAGGAGTACGAGATGGACCTCGGCCTCGCCGACCGCAGCATCCTCGTCACCGGCGGCAGCTCCGGCGTCGGCCTCGCCACGGTCCGCATGCTGCTCGCCGAAGGCGCCCGCGTCGCCACCTGCGGCCGCCGCGCCGACGCCCTCACCACCGCCCTCGACGGACTCGCCGGACCGGACAGGCTGCACCACGCCCCCTGCGACGTACGCGACGAAGCGGCAGTCGCAGCGTTCACCGAAGAAGCCGCCGACCGCTTCGGCGGCCTCGACGGACTCGTCAACAACGCCGGCGCCTCCCGGATGAAACCCTTCGCCGAGACCACCGCCGACGACTGGCGGGACGAACTCGAACTCAAATTCTTCGGCGTCCTCAACCCCCTCCACGCCGCCCTGCCCCACCTGCGCAAGTCCGGCAACGCCTCCGTCGTCAACATCAACGCCGTACTCGCCAAACAGCCCGAGACCCGGCTCATGACCACCAGCGCCGCCCGCGCCGGCATCCTCAACCTCTCGACCTCCCTGTCGAAGGAACTCGCCCCCGACGGCATCCGCGTCAACTCCGTCTGCCTCGGCCTCGTCGACACCGGACAGTGGGAACGCCGCTACGCGGCATCCGGCAGCCCCCTCGACTACGCCGCCTGGCAGGCCGAACTCGCCGCGGACCGGGGCATCGCACTCGGCCGCCTCGGCAACGCCGACGAAGTCGCGTACGCCGTCACCACCCTGCTCTCACCCCGGGCCTCGTACATCACCGGCACCACCGTCGACGTCTGCGGCGGCGTCAACCGATCCATCGCATAACACCCAACCCCCACCCCCGTTCACGTACCTCAGGAGCGCAACGACATGACCCAACCCAACGGCGGCGACCTGCTCGTCGAGACGCTGCGCGGACTCGGCGTCGACACGGTGTTCGGCATCGTCAGCGTGCACAACCTGCCGCTCGTCGAAGCCGTGGACCGCGACCTGCGCTTCGTCCCCGTGCGCCACGAAGCCGCCGCAGTCAACGCGGCCGACGGCTACGCCCGCGCCACCGGACGCCTCGGCTGCGCCCTCACCAGCACCGGCACCGGAGCGGGCAACGCAGCCGGCTCCCTCATCGAGTCCCTCAGCTCCGGCACCCCCGTCCTCCACATCACCGGCCAGATCGACAGCGAATACCTCGGCTCCGGACGCGGCTTCATCCACGAGACCAAGGACCAGCTCGGCATGCTCCGCGCGGTCTCCACCCACGCCGTCACCGTGACCGACGCCGCCGACGCGGGCGACATCCTCCGCGACGCCGCCGCCCGCGCCCTCACCGCCCCGCACGGCCCCGTCAGCGTCGAATGGCCCATCGACCTGCAGTTCGCCCCCCAGCAGCTGACCGGCACCCCCGTACCCGTCAGTTCGCCCCCGGCCCTGCCCGACCCGGCACTCCTCGACGAGGCCGCGGCCCTCCTCGCCGCCGCACACCGCCCCCTCGTCTGGGCCGGCGGCGGAGCCAACAGCGCCCGCCCCGAACTCGCCGCACTCCTCGACGCGCTGAACGCCGGACTCGTCACCTCCAACTCCGGCCGCGGCTCCGTCCCCGAGTCCGACGAACGCGTCCTCGGCAACTACGCCACCGCCCCCGCCGGACGCGCCCTCCTCGCCGAAGCCGACGTGCTGCTCTCCATCGGCACCCACTTCCGCTCCAACGAGACCGCCGACTACAGCCTCGAACTGCCCTCGGTGCACATCCAGGTGGACCTCGACCCGGCCGCCCCCGGCCGCGTCCACCCGGCCACCTGCGCCCTGCACGGCGACGCGGCCGCCGTCCTCACGGCCCTCCTGGAACGCATCAGCAGCAGCGGTACGGAGACGCACTGGCCGGCCCGCGTACGCAAGGCCCGTAACGACGCCCGCAGCGCACAGCGTCACGCGATCGGCCCGCAGGCCGCAGTCAACGACGCGATCCGCGACGCCTGCCCGCCCGCATCCGTCATCGCCCGCGACGTCACCATCCCCTCCTCCACCTGGGGAAACCGGCTGCTGGAGATCACCGACCCGGCGACCAACGTCTTCCCCCGCGGCGGAGGCATCGGACAAGGCCTCGCCATGGGCATCGGCGCCGCACTCGGCCGCCCCGACACCCCCACCGTCGTCATCGCAGGCGACGGCGGCCTCGCCGTCCACCTCGGCGAACTCCTCACCCTCGCCCAGGAGAGGCCCCGCCTCACCCTCCTCGTCTTCAACGACGGAGGCTACGGCGTCCTGCGCAACATGCAGGACACCCACTTCCCCCGCCGCTCCGGGGTCGACCTCACCACCCCCGACTTCGCCGCGCTCGCCGCCGCCGTCGGACTCCCCTACGCCCGGATCGCCACCGAAGCCGACGCCGGCCCCGTCATCAAGGAAGCCACCGCCTCCGACGGCCCCACCCTCGTCGAGATCGACCTCGCCGCACTCGGCCCGATGAACACGCCG is drawn from Streptomyces sp. NBC_01717 and contains these coding sequences:
- a CDS encoding SDR family oxidoreductase translates to MDLGLADRSILVTGGSSGVGLATVRMLLAEGARVATCGRRADALTTALDGLAGPDRLHHAPCDVRDEAAVAAFTEEAADRFGGLDGLVNNAGASRMKPFAETTADDWRDELELKFFGVLNPLHAALPHLRKSGNASVVNINAVLAKQPETRLMTTSAARAGILNLSTSLSKELAPDGIRVNSVCLGLVDTGQWERRYAASGSPLDYAAWQAELAADRGIALGRLGNADEVAYAVTTLLSPRASYITGTTVDVCGGVNRSIA
- a CDS encoding thiamine pyrophosphate-binding protein yields the protein MTQPNGGDLLVETLRGLGVDTVFGIVSVHNLPLVEAVDRDLRFVPVRHEAAAVNAADGYARATGRLGCALTSTGTGAGNAAGSLIESLSSGTPVLHITGQIDSEYLGSGRGFIHETKDQLGMLRAVSTHAVTVTDAADAGDILRDAAARALTAPHGPVSVEWPIDLQFAPQQLTGTPVPVSSPPALPDPALLDEAAALLAAAHRPLVWAGGGANSARPELAALLDALNAGLVTSNSGRGSVPESDERVLGNYATAPAGRALLAEADVLLSIGTHFRSNETADYSLELPSVHIQVDLDPAAPGRVHPATCALHGDAAAVLTALLERISSSGTETHWPARVRKARNDARSAQRHAIGPQAAVNDAIRDACPPASVIARDVTIPSSTWGNRLLEITDPATNVFPRGGGIGQGLAMGIGAALGRPDTPTVVIAGDGGLAVHLGELLTLAQERPRLTLLVFNDGGYGVLRNMQDTHFPRRSGVDLTTPDFAALAAAVGLPYARIATEADAGPVIKEATASDGPTLVEIDLAALGPMNTPFTPPVKLPSTATGQGGDPR
- a CDS encoding SDR family NAD(P)-dependent oxidoreductase, translating into MAADDTSRTAGGPRTVVVTGAGRGLGLAAARRIGADGYRVVIAELDERTGKQAADDLRADGITADFHPLDVADPDSVDALATTLTGDGTRLHGLVNNAGLANAVGGKPFHEIDVQAWDRIMTVNARGPWLVARALLPLMKAGGGGRIVNLASDAALYGSPRLAHYIASKGAVISLTRAMARETGDLGITVNAVAPGLTEGESSVDIPAERHELYRLNRAISRPQQPADLVGLIAFLVGDESGYITGQTFAVNGGFTMH
- a CDS encoding cupin domain-containing protein, with amino-acid sequence MPIDNTPYETDGDLAKYTDSLIATKDSREPDWNTLSFQAKAGDQYKRAQIRYVGSGATGNHENDNRIIPSGGFTFSNMLLPPGAEGPEHTHHDVEEAFFVLEGQVRVGIHRGADEVEYRTLGYRDMIVVPAGVARSLKNEGDIDALFCVIIGTQKPQVPTYPEHSPMHGITRD